A stretch of DNA from Carya illinoinensis cultivar Pawnee chromosome 12, C.illinoinensisPawnee_v1, whole genome shotgun sequence:
ACCGTAATTAATGTGCCTAAATTATCTGAAGGTTAGACAAACTGACATATTCAAAGAGAGCACTTTGTAAACAGAACCAATATTGCCTCAAAATTCCTAAATCCGCAACAATCTTACACCAATCACTGACAATATGACATACACTAGTTCGATGTTTACTCACAAAGAGATAGATGCTGATATATAATTAGGAACGGCTTAAGCAAATTATAAAGGGAACTCACCCGGAGAAGAAGAAATTGAATTGGAACCCTCCCAATGCTTGAACCCCTCAAACACACGCTTTTCCTCCAAAAAACTTTGTGTCATCAAACCCTGGCTGGACGCTGCCAATGCCTGAGCCTCCTCCAGCAAGTCCTCCAACAAGTTATTTCCGCTGCCCTGACTGGCAGCCGCATTAAACTTCGCGTCCATGGTAATCTCCGACATCCCGGCCGGAGGAGAATGCCATGATAATTGGTTTGAAGGGAGCTCCTGCTTAAGAGAATAAGCAGAGACCGGCGACACCATTTGGTGCAGTTCTGACTGGGTACTCAGAAGCTGCGGCGAACTGTGGCTAGAAGTCATTGGGAACTGAAAGGAAGTAATATCGGGCAACTGGGTCAATGCATGCTGGCCCAGAGGACTGTTATTACTTTGTGTCGTTGACGCCATGGGTAGCGAGAAACCGGTTGAGTCACGGTAGCGCTTGAAGCGAATGGGAGTGCCTAGGATCGGAGGGGGCCGTTGGAAGGTGAAGGAGGAGGGGGTGGTGGTGCTGGTGTTGAAGGGTTGTGGGGAGAGGGATTGGTGAGAAGGGGAGAGGGGAGAGTGGGGAGGTGGCGTCGGGGAGAGAGGGAAACAAGGGTGGTGGTGGGAGTGGAAATGGAAGGTTGAGCTGGTTGGGGTAGTGGGTGTGGTTGGGGCTGAAGGAGTGTGGATGCCCGGAGTGTTTGGTTGGGATTGGGATTGGGATTGGGATTGGGATTGGGATTGGGAGTTGGGGGATGGTTGAATGTCGTGTGGATAGAGAGGGAGGCCTTGCCGCAGGCGCCGCTTCACCCTGGTGTTCCAGTAGTTCTTGATTTCGTTGTCTGTTCGTCCAGGTAACTGCATGCACACTTTTATGTCAATGCAGAAGATAACAGAGGCCAACATTTGTTCTGTCATAAAAACCAGGCAACATCTTGTTCTTAAagaaggattaaaaaaaaacgtCCAAACATATGTTCTATGACATGAACAATGAAAAAGAAACACAAACATCCAGACTTATGCTCTAAAAGCATAATTGTAGCACAAAGTTTAGCCCAACTTGTATTTTGAAGCGGACAAAatctaaccaaaaaaaaaatacatgatttAGAGTTCAGGTTATAAATACTCAACTCAGACACCAAAAGAAAATCATTgaatctaaaaagaaaaaattacaaaagcatGGTTGTATATGTACCTGAGAGGCCATACGAGCCCATTTGTTGCCATACTTAGCGTGGAGCTGAAGAATGATCCTCTCCTCTTCGGGGGAGAAGGCACCTTTCTTAAGATTGGGCCTGAGGTGATTAGCCCATCGGAGCCTACAGCTCTTGCCGCAGCGGGCGAGCCCGGAGTTCCTCTGCACAGCGTTCCAGTTCCCTTCCCCGTGCTTCCTCACGTACTCTGTGAGAATCGAGTCCTCTACCGCCGTCCATGGGCCCTTTTTCAGGGCGATCCCTCCTACACCTCCACTACCCTCGGCCCCACCTGCCCCGACGCTCGATCCCGTGGAACCACCTCCGTCGCTCTGACCGCTGGTGTTGTTGacattgttgttgttgttgccaTCGCCGCTGCTGGTTATCATTACTACCAACTAATTAATTCTCCCAGCGGCCAAACACGGCTTGGTTTATAGGACGCTGAATTATATCTCAGTTAGTTGCTCTATTATTTTTTGCTTATAAAATATCTATATGAATCCGCGCTTGCTTGAGATTCGGGCGGGCCCTCTTGATCTGCTTTCCAAAATgcgttcttttgtttttgttcttgttcttgttcttgttgTAAATTACTTTTGTTCTATATGACTCTAAAAGCTAGATGAATTTGGAACCTTTCAAGTGTACATTCTTTGTTGGGTTCGCGGGTGGGAGATTGCCGGTCTTGAAGGATGCAAGAATGTGAGCTCGGGGGTTTCAGAGAAAGACAGACCCAGAGAGGGAGATCAGGCTGCAATGGTGTTGATGTTAGTTGTGGAGTTGAGAATGaggatggagatggagatggagatggagggtCTGTCCGAGACTTGAACCCACAAAAAGATGGGGTTGTGGGAGAGTGAGAGCAATTTAGAGGGGGTTGTGAGAGCAAGAATTGCGCTTCCGGGTACTTCTCCAACCTCGTGGTGTTCCATTTTAGGCGCTTTTATGTTTACCCTCTTGGCTTTAtggcctttttcttctttcttaatGACAGCACCTTTTAGCTGTTGTCTTAGCTTTGATTTGCTCTCATCCTTTGCTGCTGAGTGGATACAGCCTTTTATTTTTACGCTTTTTCAGTTTTCACTGTGGCTACAATCTAGAAAGAGAACCTTCATGGTAGATGTGGGAATTTCGTgatttttccataatgatatatatatatatttaaaaaagtcaTCTTGTAACCAGCTAATGCAATAGTaccattatattataaataattaaatttcatttagttaaattttaaacTTCACCGGCCCTCCATATAAAATTGAgttataaaaaatgtaaaataaattgtatgtgTATTATTATTACTAGAGAAATATATTAGtcacaaaataattacataaaaataaattcatacaaTGACATAACTTGAAGCGTAATAGTAAGGTAATGACATATGAAATGATGTCTTTAAAGTCCCATTTAGAATTTAAACTGAACTAAGTCTAGCATCAAAATACTTAATTATCAAAtaactaaactcatcttaactcaaaacatctttatacgTATAAcctacaacctttttcaactcaatatctCTTTACACACGATActcataactttttttaatttattataaatacatctaaattcatataacattcaaatacgactaaactcatcttatgtggattttataaaattcactcTATTATCTtaattcactactatttataaaaaattcaattcattttaattcaatttaataAGCTCAATATCTAGACGGGCATAAGTTTATGTAATCTAGGTTTATTAAGATTCTAAAGACAATGATTGCGACATTGTAGCGCTTTTAGCCTTTGATAGTTGGGTACAGTTTTGGCATAGAATTTTACAGTTTCGGAGTGGTAGTGGTAAAGATATGAAAGGACATGGTTGTTTAGGGGCACATGCCTTCTACTGAATGCCGAATCAGTTGGGGGTGAATCACTGAATGCACCCCAGAGACAAGACACTTTATACCAAAGACAATTGGCTTTTTCAGTTCAGACGATCTATTTTGAGTTTGATGCTTTGTTCCCTTTAAGGATGCATATAAAGCTTCCTTTTTTGGGCCAAGGTCAAATCCTGCATCTTTGGATGTAAACCTAATTAGTCTTTAATACACGCATGAAAAAAGCTAAttgtaagtaaaattatatattaatatgtgaatcaatttaatgtgattgatcaaaaagtaaattttattaaaaacagtgttaatttaaattttaaatatgaaagaatcagtattgatacgcagattagtacataattttacttgtatatagcaaaactcaaccCTGCAATTTTATGATTAATGTACATGGGCTAGGAAGTTGTAGCTGAGTTGAAGTGCAGGGCCAAGATAGGTCTTAGTAAAGAAGATTCTAACGCAGTTATAAGATTATATTTAGAAGACCCAGCAGTAAACAACTCttagttgtaaaattgacaatGTACACAAATGCATGCGCGTAAGTTATAAAGCTCACAAGAAAACTATATATGCATCCGGACTTTACTCAGCAGACAACATCATGCATGCTAGATTTGGCCAAGGTGACTTGGTCATAATTTCCACACTATTTACCTTCCCAAATCATCATTATCTTCATGTCCAAATAGAATACACTTTCGAATTATGTGTCAAAGATTAGAACTTCACGgaaaaggccaaaaaaaaaaaaaaagagaggcagACAGAAAATAATGAAACGGCTAATCAATAGTTTAGGGTATacttcaacccatttacatgaagagaaatgatttaattattcaaaaaaaagattctataataaaaactcacaaactgacgtaaattgatatagtatattatattataaaactatttttattgtatagTATTTCTAATATATCTTATGAAATTATGTCAGTTTGTAGAATCTTTTCATGACTGTGATACTTTGATATAAATTCCAATAAATCTTTGAGCACAAGCAAAATTAGAATGCTATGTATATTAGCCAACCCCCTCCATCTAGGGTTTTAAacagttttaataatttaattcaaaagCAATTAAATGGATGAGAAGATTTGCACGTCAAGCATAATATTTTAGACTCATGCAGAGAAAAATTGAACAGAAAGAGACGGCGTCGTCATCTTGTGCAAGAACCATACCGCCCAattaatattacatgatatCCGATGTCCTGATCTGGTCCAACAAGTTTTGTTGCTTTCTGCGAGGGATTGTAAGAATTTTAAGGCAAGAAAGAGTGTTGGGTCTCATTTGTCACAAAGCAAAGCCTCCTAATATTGACCAGCTTTGATTGTATAAGGCGAAGGAAAATgccttatatatatgtgtgcgcATGTGGGTGGGTGAGAGTATTGCATGTTATGGGAGAGAGAGCTTCGAATTCAAGATCTCCATGGCTTTGTTCTCAAACTTTTTTAGCTGTTTCTCAGAGCCCTCTCGATCGAAACAATGCGTGCGTGACGGGGATGACGGGGATGTTTGTGTCATAAGAAATGATCAGAAGAAACTTCATGGAAAAAAATCCAAGGATAAGCAACAGCAAAGCCTTCGGATTTCATTTACCCGTCTTTCATTTCGGAGCTTTTAACGACTGAGATCCTTGCTTTTGGGTAgagtggtatttttttttttttaatctaactaGCTGAAGACGTTTTTTATGGCAGAAATGTGTATGCCTCGAAGGTTAGAACCGTGTCTAGTTGTGAGTTAAACTCAGTTTAGCAGGAATCTTTCGCaatttctttaagaaaaaatcCATTCATAGTCCACTTTCTTACCAtttttttattgcatttattaatttatcttgaGTATTTATTCCTAGTTCtgcgtctctctctctttaaaatTAGATCATTTATCCAGCACTGTGACCCTTCATTGAACCATTTCGACAGCCAGATGCGCATTCAGAGAGGAGCATTAACTGAGATGCATTAATGCTTGTTATGTGAAGATCAGCTATTGAAAATTGAGCAATCCTAAAGCGATGAAATCAGCATCTTCACTCCGAGTTAATTCTTACTTTTAGCAACACTGTTGAGAGTCAGGATGACAACAATCTCTGAGCCACGTATCACCACTTAAGTAGCCCTCGTCCACAGTTCTTGAACGATACCCAGCATATAAGATGGTACTGGCCAAAAAATCCATTCACAAAAAAATTGGAGAATAAAGAGAGAATAGCATTGGAAAATTCCCATGTCAGAGATTATAAATTCtcgtttatataataatatctcGGCTGTATCAACCGGAATTAGAAATGAAATTACATTCTGAGCACCGAAGACTTGAAACTGAACCACTATTTCTCATCCACCTGTAACAAATGTACAAGGCATCTCAACATTTTATGCATTTGCTGCTGTCAGACTTGCAATTTCTAAGCAATTggtaaaatttcataaaattaatcatTCATCTgccaaaaatttcaattttttttttaaatcccccTGATATGATATAACCCTGCCGCTACCAGTCAGTAATCCTCATTTAGAAAACAAGTAGCTGAATTCTTGCCCCAAATTTGCCGGGATCATCCCATCCCCAGCAAACACATCCAATTGAACAAAATCCTTTTATCCGTACAAGCAAACCCAGTCATTGGCGATCAAACCCAAACCAATGGGGTATTCGCACATTCAGTTCAACGAAGGCATGAGAGATCAAATCAAATCCATGTCGTTTAGACAGGAGCCAGATTAACCTCTGTTCTCTTCCCCATTTATATGATTCCTCCGAAAACCCATCCCCACTCAGAGTTGCAAAGCTAGGTCTGGCTGCTGGGAATCAACAAGAACACCAGAAGATGGTCTTGCTGGAGACCCTGGAGACTGGAAACCAATATTCAAGTCTGGAGGAAGTGTCTCCTGTTTAGGCCTTGGTTGTGTACGAGGACTGAGACTTTGCCAAGGGTACTGCACCTGAAACCTAGACAAGTCAGCTGGGGCTAATTGAGGGAAAACTATAGGTCGGTTTGGGAGTTGTGCTTCATTGCCCATGCGAACAGGTTGTGGTGCAAATGCCATGGGAAAAGAGTTCCTCTCAGATTGAGAATGCATCCCCCCTGAAAGAGGAAACTCTGCCCGCATTTGGGAAATTTGTGGACGGAATTCCCGAGTTGGGTTGTATGATGGACTTGCAGAAATTGGCATTTTGGGGAAGTCAGAATTTTCTGTCGCTTGTTTAAAACCTCCAGCCCCTATGGACATCCATGCACGGGCAGCTGCTGCTGCGGCATTGCCTGAGTCAACTCTCCTTACAGATGGAACTGAGGGCATGACTTGTCCGGTTTCAACTGACGATTGATTTGAAGATTTCTGTTGCATCTGGGCCTTTTCTGCCAAAATTCTCATCAACTGAACTGGGTCACTAAGACCCTGCTCCTGTCCATGGGGAAAGTTCGTTCCTCTAGCCATGTGATTCAGTGTGGCATCAGAAGATGGACCACTCATCTTACTATTCAAATCGTTGCTGGTGATTTTTCCATTTGGTTGCCGAGTAACAATTCCATCCTTATCAGGCTGCTTAAACGGTTCAGACTGCAGAAGATTTATGCTTCTCGATGATGGCTCTTTGGACCTTGAATCTGCTACTCCTGAATTACTTGAGAATTGCTTTTCAGCAAGAAGCTCAGCATTATTTTGATGGGCAGTGGGCAAAGAGTTCAATTCAAATTGCTTAATAACCCTATTTACAGGCTTGGAAAGACTCCTAGATAGTGGATTTTGCTTCTGGAAAATGGCATTATCAGGTGTACTCAGTTTATTTCCAGCAATGCCAGAGACATATAATTTCCCTGCTGAAGAAGTATGACGACCACCTGAACCAGATGAAGATTG
This window harbors:
- the LOC122289504 gene encoding transcription factor MYB97, coding for MITSSGDGNNNNNVNNTSGQSDGGGSTGSSVGAGGAEGSGGVGGIALKKGPWTAVEDSILTEYVRKHGEGNWNAVQRNSGLARCGKSCRLRWANHLRPNLKKGAFSPEEERIILQLHAKYGNKWARMASQLPGRTDNEIKNYWNTRVKRRLRQGLPLYPHDIQPSPNSQSQSQSQSQSQSQPNTPGIHTPSAPTTPTTPTSSTFHFHSHHHPCFPLSPTPPPHSPLSPSHQSLSPQPFNTSTTTPSSFTFQRPPPILGTPIRFKRYRDSTGFSLPMASTTQSNNSPLGQHALTQLPDITSFQFPMTSSHSSPQLLSTQSELHQMVSPVSAYSLKQELPSNQLSWHSPPAGMSEITMDAKFNAAASQGSGNNLLEDLLEEAQALAASSQGLMTQSFLEEKRVFEGFKHWEGSNSISSSPGVKPQEESGVLLNSMQEDLSKLFNVMPSNIQVPDWYSDSGEISNGQSSGVTDDNIGIDMQHIASIFPVAASTDHSRTPGSCTWDNLPGIC